The DNA segment cacccagaagatcaatatatgactaaaAGAGATATCGAAAATATTGTTGCCCAGggaatagccaacgcaattccaatgttcgttgctgctatgaaaagtccaaacgatccgcaacatatcgttcctagcaAACACACtatcgaagataatttcagtaatagtataaacgggggtaatgatcatataaatcatgacaatgaatctcagcacacgccgcGCCCTAAAAAGcgaaaagctgcaacacctggttgcactttcaaagaattccttgcttgtaaacccgctgaatttgcaggcaacgaaggagtaactgcaacactgcgatggttagagaaaaccgaagcagtaattgcaataagtaaatgtgctgaagaagatcaagtcatgtatgcctcaaacctgtttaaggaaggagcactagaatggtggaacacagtgctgcaGGCAAAAGGCAGACGGGtagcttatgctatgacttggggcgaatttaaaaatcttgtcgaaagaaaattctgtcctgaatatgagaaggaacagatggcaaataagttcctaaatcatcgaatgatcggggtagattgtcgtggttatacttcgacattcttcgaatatgcgagagtggtacctaacctggcttcgccagaaccagtacttatttctcgatatatttggggattaattagcgaaattcgcaatatcgttaaggctgcgagacctcgcactattgacgatgcagtagaattagctaacaccttaactgatgaactgatacgcacaaagGACGAAGATAAGAAGAaagaattagctcagaaaattacccaaggatttaagatgggtaatagtagtaattttaAGAAGAGAGGGACAGGGCGATCTGCAACtatgccattctgcaaaatttgtcgtaagaaccattttggaagatgcaatagaatttgcaatttttgcaaaacaacagGACATCGTGAGGAAAATTGCAGGAAGAAATCTGTAATTTGCTACCATTGTGGAGAAGTTGGCCATTTCAAAAccgaatgtcctaagttagtcaatCCAGTATacaaacccaaggcagctgaaggaactactaagaagaatgccagagctttccaactaactactcaagaagcagaacttaTTCCGaatgtgatcgccggtacgtttttagttcacaacgtctatgcaaaagtattatttgactctggtgcaaaccaaagttttataaatacttcattctgtcaagctcttaagttaccattaactaccattaggcagatctttacagtcgaaactgcggATGGGAATACAGTCAAAATCAATcaagttttgcaaaaagtagacatagaacttttaggtcataaatttactgcaaacctatttcctatgaaattagctgaattcgatgttgtgttaggaatggattggttaatagccaaccatgctcaaatcatatgtgataagaactctatagaaattcgAACACCTAATGGACAGGTAGTTAAGATTGCAGGAGATAAACTCGGAAGccattaaagttcatatcagtaatgaaagttgctaattatgaacggaaacggggaatagtatatatgatttcagtaatcatttgtactaaaggaaaagaacttaaggaaatccctgtagtctcagaatacctagatatatttccagaagatttacctgggttaccaccagatagagaggtagaatttaggattcatctaattccaggaactacaccgatagccaaggcaccctatcgattagctcctaccgaaatgctagaattaaagaagcaattagatgagttactaagcaaaggatttatacaacctagttcatccccttggggtgcatcagtgttgtttgtgaaaaagaaagatggatcaatgagaatgtgtattgattatagagaattaaataaggttacaattaagaatcgatacccattacctaggattgatgatctttttgatcaattacaaggagctaggtatttctctaaaatagacttaagatccggatatcatcaattgaaagttcaagaggaagacatacctaaaactgctttcagaactaggtatggtcattatgagtttacagtcatgcccttcggattaaccaatgccccagctgcattcatggacatgatgaacagaatctgtaaaccatatttggataaatttgtgatcgtgttcattgacgatatacttatttattccaaaagtcaagtcgagcattgtcaacacttacatgcactcttaactttgttaagaaaagaaaagttgtacgctaaattttcaaagtgtgaattttggctacaagaagtgcaattcttaggccacatggtgaatcacgaaggtattcacgtagatcctgctaagatcgaagcaattaccaactggaaagttccacaaactgcaatggaaattagaagttttatagggttagccggttattatagacggttcattaaggatttttccaaaatagttgtaccattaactaagctaacctgtaaagccactaagtttgagtggggaccaaagcaagaagaagcctttagaatcttaaagcagaaattaaccaatgcaccaatcttagccttaccagaaggaacagaagattttgaagtatattgcgatgcttcaaaactaggatacggatgtgtgttgatgcaacgcaagaaggtaattgcatatgcttccagacaattgaaaaagcacgaagaaaactatacgactcatgatttagaactaggagccataatttttgcccttaagatttggagacattatctgtatggaagtaagtttactgtttatacagatcataagagtttaaggtatatattcgggcaaaaagaattaaacatgagacaaagaagatggatggaagtcctgagtgattacgactgtgatattcaatatcacgaaggaaaggccaacgtagtagcagatgccttaagtcgtaagtatcatgaaaaacaaaggcgagtccgtgctcttagaataaatctacaagtagatttaagggaacaagtgaaggaaatccagaaaacggcaatcaaggatgatgccgaaggaatgaaaggttatctAAAAGAATTggagcaaggaaatgatggaatttggaaattccacaaaaacagaatttgggtacctaaacaaggaaatttaagatcgaaaattttagaagaagcccataaatctaggtatactgtacacccaggaaacaataaaatgtaccaagatttaagaaagaatttctggtggataggaatgaaaaaggatatagctgaatatgtatctaagtgtttaacctgttcacaagttaaagccgaacaccagaaaccctcaggtttactacaacagttagaaatgcctgtatggaaatgggaactcataacaatggactttgttactaagttacccaaaaccagaaaaggtaatgatgccatttgggtaatcgtggaccgattaaccaaatcagctcattttctaccaataaaagaaacctttagcatggaaagattagccaagctgtatgtggatgaaatagtatccttacatggagtcccgctctccattgtatcggatagagatagtagtttcacttcccgattttggacaagtttccaggaatcaatgggaacccgacttaatctaagtaccgcatatcatccacagaccgacggacaaagtgaaaggacgatccaaactctggaagacatgctccgggcatgtgtaatcgactttggaggtaattgggataaccatctaccattaattgaattctcctataacaatagttatcactcaagtattgaagccgctccattcgaggcactgtatggacgcaaatgcagaacacccgtatgttgggcagaaataggagaaagccaattatcaggtccagaaattgtgcaagaaactacaaacaaattgtgcaagaaactacagacaagatcactcaaatcaaggaaagattgaaaacagccagagatgccaaaagagctatgcagacaatcgtcgcaaaccacttgaattccaaataggagacaaagtactactgaaagtatctccttggaaaggagttgtaagattcggtaagaaaggaaaactgagtccccgatatgttggaccattttcagttattcaacgaatcggaccagttgcttatcgattacaactaccagaagaactagctggagtacatgatgtatttcatgtatccaaccttaagaaatgtttatcagatgaatctctggtagtacctcttcaagacataaaGGTGAATGAGaaactgaaattcatagaaaaacctttacaaatagaagaccggaaagtcaaattcctcaaacacaagcgacttgtATTGGTAAAAGTAAAAtggaattccaagagaggaccggaatacacttgggaattagaatcagaaatgaagcgcaagtatcctcatctgtttcagtaaatctcgaggacgagatttttcctaaggtggggaggatgtaacaactctcattaaaattaataattagaatgataattagtcaataaggaaaccctaattgagacacccaagtaattctgcactaaccctaaaattttcgaaacaatcggaatcaggatcagggcccctaaaactcagggggggttaaaccctaatcgatATTATCCTTATTATACGTTGTTTGAATTGAATTTTATAAAActgtcaactcacccaagctactggacacgaaacctaccctaccctaaattggcatcccaggcgatacgcgggaggttccccgaattctgccgcgacacgcgggagaagccaattttcagtataaatagagggccttgggacttgaaattggaaGTTAAAACGTCGTCCAAACGCTTTCTGTACGACGAATTATCACAATTATACTACAAATACACACACACTGTTATTGAggtgctgccgcggaacagggtaattactcgatcgctattacgattcagtttccgggatcaatatatccaaagaatgtctaagtgccgcccacattgggttatgctttgtcgtttgtcgataattcgataaatgagttgaagcattatactttgtcgtttgtcgataattcgataaatgagttgaagtattatactttgtcgtttgtcgttaatacgataaatgagttgaagtattgcacttggtcattcattgtgagaatttgatctcgtgagttatcgtaactgctgtattgatcactaaccctgttttgtgtgcattattgtgaaattaggttaacagggctaaaatcatattctatccgtagtaaatctgcaatgtgagttattcttcttttataaactcttttctcaccgtttgtgagtgttaactattttacaatactccaaattcattttccgagattataataccagtgattaagttgatgtaatcaccaaattacagccagtatgtggggtattgtgcacattactacagtttaaatcattttaggtgggcgaacctaatttaattgatttacgtcattcattggggcagccaatggtgatatgaccactgtcacagatccggtcgagtgacaaatactgtgggtagttggttgatatcagaaacatgcgtaaaagatcttaacactgtgaataatcataaaatgtgtcattttcagtaactagaatagttcactcagtatttcccgctgacaaattctttttcaaacatgtttcaggtaatctgctgtaaatcaggaaaaagtgttgaggagcatttcaagcttaaaatagtggctcagtataaaataaagaaagatgttttgaaataagaatttatcactaaacttatgtattgtaaattatcggggttttatcccgaattgtgaaatacaaataatcgggaaaagttttagctttacaacgatcctgatattaaaaatttccgctgctaaactcaattaaacaaatatcatggggtttctgtcccgcggctccggaaacgggtcaaaccgggtcgggggccgtgacatccTTCGTCTTCGAGGATCATGTTATGCAGCAGAATACAAGCATACATACAGTATCGCAACGTTTTGGGTGTAAATGCGTGTGCTGGGTTTTCAATACTATGCCATCTTTGTTGGAAAACCCCAAAACaccgttcaatatcttttctaGCCGCTTCTTGAAAATTggcaaatttctttcttttttcacCCGCAGGATGCCTAACCGTTTTAACTATTGTAGAGTATTGTGGGTATATTCCATCGGCAAGATAATACCCGCGTCTGTACTCCACGCCCGAAACTGTAAAACTCGTATCAGGACCGATCCCTTTTATAACATCGTCAAAAACCTCCGAATTTTGTAGAACGTTGATGTCGTTATTCGAACCAGGAATACCAAagaaagcatgccaaatccatagGTCTTGAGACGCAACAACTTCTAGAATTGTTGTTGGATGTCCCTGATCGCCTCGTGTATACATTCCTCGCCAAGCGGTAGGACAATTCCGCCATGGCCAatgcatgcaatcaatgctctCGTGCATGCCTGGAAAACCGTGCCTTGCTTGGTGGTGTTGGTACAAGTTTTGAACGTTATTGTGATTTGGTTTTCGCAAATATTTTTGGCTGTAAAGCTTTACCACAAATTTGCAAAACTTGTATAAACATTCTCTAGCAGTTCTTTCGGACATCTTTAAGTATTCGTCCCAAGAATCGGCTGTCGTCCCATAAGCAAGTTGACGAATCGCCACAGTACATTTCTGTAAGGTGGTGAAGCCCATTTTGCCTCTAGCATCGGGTCGCATGGTAAAAAACAGGTGATAAGCGGCTAAATCGTCGGCGATACGTAAGAAAAGTCGACGACTCATTCTGAAACAACATCTAAAAATAGCCTCCGAGTACAGTGGCTCGTCGGCAAAGTAATCAACGATTAATCATTGGTTAGCACCTACAagataacaaaatatatatacaacttataattaaaaaaataagactaaaaatataaacttaaaaaattaAGAATAAATATATAAGAATATAAATATAAGAATAAAAATATCACTAACTTTCTCGGTCTCGCTCGATGTGTGGGTTCCTGTTTCGTGGTTGTGACGAAACCTCCTCCTCCTCTTCTTCTTCCAAAATTATTTGTGTCGTCTCTACCACCttgtttataaaatattttacgaCTTCCATGGTGTCCGTCGAAcccgatgaagaagaagatgccaTGGTGTATTTTTTAGAGAAGATTATGTGGGTATTTTGTATAAAAATGTGGGAGTTGTTTGGAGAAAGTGGGTGAATTTTGGTATAAAAGTGGATAGATATGTGGGTATTTATAAAGGTTTTAAattaaattgaattttttttttaaattagccGTTATATCAACGGATATATTGAATGGACCCCACCAAGCTTGCCCCGTCTCCACCGTCTGATTTCCGACGCATGTGTCGCGCCGGGCCCCTAGGGGGCGGTGTGCGACGTTCCTAAAGGGGAGGGGGGACGGCCCTATGCCGAACCCCATACCCATTGGTCTAAGAGGTAGCAAAGGTTTGTGCTGTGTGGTGAATGTAAAAGTAGGAAGCATAAAGAGAAGGTAAAAGTAAGAAGGATAAGGGTGTAacgagtggttaaacactttagagtggcaaactaaaaaaatcaaccaatcagagtgcgccacgtcaatcagtgaaaaatgtttaaactttgctgaaaagtgttggcaatggttagacacttggtgaaatggtaaactttttttttttttttaaaaaaggaaaaaggtatgattggttgagattggaatgaaCCCCACCCCACACTACCCTCTTTCTCTCTCATACCCTCCTTCACCGCACCTTCCCTGCATCGGCATATGGTCCCCGAATTGGCAATGAAACCGCAGCGGCAAAGGGCCGGTAGCGGTGTTGCCGCTTGGCAAAAGCCGTTTGCCGGACCCTTTGCCGCACCCACACCGGACACCCTAAAGAGGGGGAGTTGAACGAGATGGCAAGTGTGGCAGAAAGGGGTGGTAAAAGAGAGAGAAATAAGGTTTATCTATTATTTTTCTTTCTCTCTATatatagagtgaatttcaaggcttgtcctttatctttatacctattttcaggcgctgtcctttatgttcaaaattgacgagttttgtcctttatgttttcatatcatacacgttttgtcatttaggcctaacccagttagtttttttagttaaatttggTTATGGgttttgcacatgagggcatttttgtcaattcaaaagTTGCAGAaactttgagctgtaaatctgctGTTGAACTtgcctttgaattgacaaaaatgccctcgtgtgcaaagcacatgaccaaatttaactgaaaaaactaactgggttaggcctaaaggacaaaatgtgtatgatatgaaaacataaaggacaaaactcgtcaattctgaacataaaggacaacgcctgaaaattggaataaagataaaggacaagccttgaaattcactcatatatatatatatatatatatatatatatataattttttaaacataataattttatttattagtttttagGATTATTAATTTTAGTATttagggt comes from the Helianthus annuus cultivar XRQ/B chromosome 4, HanXRQr2.0-SUNRISE, whole genome shotgun sequence genome and includes:
- the LOC110933913 gene encoding uncharacterized protein LOC110933913, whose amino-acid sequence is MRPDARGKMGFTTLQKCTVAIRQLAYGTTADSWDEYLKMSERTARECLYKFCKFVVKLYSQKYLRKPNHNNVQNLYQHHQARHGFPGMHESIDCMHWPWRNCPTAWRGMYTRGDQGHPTTILEVVASQDLWIWHAFFGIPGSNNDINVLQNSEVFDDVIKGIGPDTSFTVSGVEYRRGYYLADGIYPQYSTIVKTVRHPAGEKRKKFANFQEAARKDIERCYKGHAICEYDENAVEENNVPVSGEQQDLNR